From Nymphalis io chromosome 12, ilAglIoxx1.1, whole genome shotgun sequence, a single genomic window includes:
- the LOC126772425 gene encoding protein PBDC1 gives MDVLTRPAEEFGNDETLEHLWAARAMEHSDIYFNVLCSVDTRWLRLTPHDDLIYSHFRQDFPDLNISYIKEDEIKNNVNKAKWRMFCEKFKNIVEDYSFGTLMRADTKGDYSEQNTILVPRVQFYAVEIARNREGINNEVKKRYKCASKAHMEAQNNAREIVA, from the exons atg GACGTCCTGACTAGACCCGCTGAAGAATTTGGTAATGATGAGACTCTTGAACATCTTTGGGCAGCTAGAGCCATGGAACACAGTGATATTTACTTTAAT GTTCTCTGTTCGGTTGATACGAGATGGCTTCGTTTAACACCACACGACGATCTCATATATTCTCACTTCCGACAAGATTTTCCAGATTTGAACATATCCTACATAAAagaagatgaaataaaaaataatgttaataaagccAAGTGGCGTATGTTTtgcgaaaaatttaaaaatatagttgaaGATTACAGTTTTGGTACATTAATGCGTGCAGACACAAAAGGTGATTACTCAGAACAAAACACCATCTTAGTGCCCCGAGTTCAATTCTATGCAGTAGAAATTGCGAGAAACAGGGAAGGAATTAACAATGAAGTTAAGAAAAGATATAAGTGCGCGTCCAAAGCCCATATGGAAGCTCAAAACAATGCAAGAGAAATAGTTGCGTAA
- the LOC126772336 gene encoding bifunctional lysine-specific demethylase and histidyl-hydroxylase NO66, with amino-acid sequence MESTLSAFAVYNSQKKESKKRHRKRKNKPPTSPKLLKNVGEDLIKDIGLKLKQKQKKNKEIKNIIKKKSHKKKKSKKSIKKLHVEKLDLSKHSSESDEVPELMSPPTKHIEEPYNDDGAWSHSSNESFEFTPVQTESTEEGLKVFKWMIAPFSPDDFLNQIWEKKPLHIARKKPQYYNEIISTPSIDTMLRKENIQFTKNIDITSYIDGKRETHNPEGRAHPHLVWDFYLNGCSIRLLNPQTYISRLHLLNATLQEFFTSFVGANAYLTPPDSQGFAPHYDDIEAFILQAEGKKHWRVYKPREENEVLPRISSKNFTDDEIGDPVLEVTLEAGDMLYFPRGYIHQGITIDGEHSLHVTISMYQKHAWADLFEKMLPAALQIAINENVELRRGLPFDIYDNFGLVHSDVNTPRKTKIENLIKTLFDKIKDYLPIDEAVDQMSKKFQQDALPPVLSDFEKAVTVYGDTDLMIENGRVTNRVEISLDTRIRLLRKNILRMISEDRIRLYYHAENSLEYHGSELPYLEIEEDIAPAIETLITSYPEYVSVENLDVPNESDKLQIADALWSRGLIMTEYPLENIDDD; translated from the coding sequence ATGGAATCCACGCTTTCAGCTTTTGCTGTATACAATTCCCAGAAAAAAGAATCCAAAAAGAGACAtcgtaaaagaaaaaataaaccacCGACTTCACCAAAACTGTTAAAAAATGTTGGAGAAGATCTGATAAAAGATATCGGattaaaacttaaacaaaaacagaagaaaaataaggaaatcaaaaatattattaaaaaaaagtcacataaaaaaaagaaatctaaaaaaagtattaaaaagttACATGTTGAAAAATTAGATTTAAGCAAACATAGTTCTGAAAGTGATGAAGTGCCTGAACTAATGTCTCCTCCGACGAAACATATTGAAGAGCCCTACAACGATGATGGAGCTTGGTCTCATTCAAGTAATGAAAGCTTTGAATTTACTCCGGTACAAACAGAAAGTACTGAAGAAGGATTGAAAGTATTTAAATGGATGATAGCTCCATTTAGTCCTGACGACTTCCTCAACCAAATATGGGAAAAAAAACCACTGCATATTGCTAGGAAAAAGCCCCAAtactataatgaaattatttctaCGCCAAGCATTGATACAATGTTGAGAAAAGAAAACAttcaatttactaaaaatattgatataacttCATATATTGACGGTAAAAGAGAGACTCATAATCCTGAAGGTAGAGCTCACCCACACTTGGTTTGggacttttatttaaatggctGTAGCATTAGGTTATTAAACCCACAGACATATATATCACGCCTACATTTACTAAATGCTACTCTGCAAGAATTCTTTACCTCCTTTGTGGGTGCTAATGCATATCTTACTCCACCAGATAGCCAGGGATTTGCACCACATTATGATGATATTGAAGCATTTATTTTGCAAGCTGAAGGTAAGAAACATTGGCGTGTTTATAAACCAAGAGAAGAAAATGAGGTACTTCCTAGAATATCATCAAAGAATTTCACTGATGATGAAATAGGAGATCCTGTTCTGGAAGTAACTTTAGAGGCTGGGGATATGTTGTATTTTCCTCGAGGATATATACATCAAGGTATTACAATTGATGGAGAGCATTCTCTACATGTCACAATCAGTATGTATCAAAAACATGCATGGGctgatttatttgaaaagatGTTACCGGCTGCATTACAAATAGCTATTAATGAAAATGTGGAACTAAGACGTGGTTTACCTTTTGATATCTATGATAATTTTGGCCTTGTACACTCTGATGTTAATACTCCACGTAAAACTAAAATAGAAAATCTAATCAAaactttatttgataaaattaaagattactTGCCTATTGATGAGGCTGTTGATCAAATGAgtaagaaatttcaacaagATGCTCTTCCTCCAGTTTTGAGTGATTTTGAAAAAGCAGTCACAGTATATGGTGATACAGATCTCATGATAGAAAATGGGAGGGTTACAAATAGAGTCGAAATTAGTCTAGATACTAGGATAAGATTATTGCGTAAGAACATTTTAAGGATGATTTCCGAGGATCGCATAAGGTTGTATTATCATGCTGAGAATTCTTTAGAATATCATGGAAGTGAACTACCATATTTAGAAATTGAAGAAGATATAGCACCAGCTATTGAAACCTTAATAACTTCATATCCAGAATATGTGTCAGTTGAAAATTTAGATGTACCTAATGAATCAGACAAATTACAAATCGCAGATGCCCTATGGAGCAGGGGTTTGATTATGACAGAATACCCACTGGAAAATATTGATGATGattga